DNA from Bradyrhizobium diazoefficiens USDA 110:
GGCCATCGCCGGTCATGACGAAATTGGCGTCGGTCTGGGCTTCCGAATCCTCGGCATAGTCGAGGTCGAGCACGGGCGTGCCATTGTAGATGCCGCAGGAGATCGCGGCGACGTTGTCGCGCAGCACGTTGGCCTTGACCATGTTGCGCGCCTTCATCCAGTTGACGCAATCGGCGAGCGCGACCCAGGCGCCGGTGATCGAGGCCGTGCGCGTGCCGCCGTCGGCCTGGAGCACGTCGCAATCGACCGTGATCTGGCGCTCGCCGAGCGCTTCGAGATTGATGATGGTGCGAAGCGAGCGGCCGATCAGGCGCTGGATCTCGACGGTGCGGCCGCTCTGCTTGCCGGCGGAGGCCTCGCGGCGGGTGCGTTCCGAGGTCGCGCGCGGCAGCATGCCGTATTCCGCGGTGACCCAGCCGCGGCCCTGGCCCTTCAGCCACGGCGGCAGGCGGTCCTCCAGCGTGGCGGTGACCAGCACATGGGTGTCGCCGAATTTCACCAGGCAGGAGCCTTCCGCATATTTGACCACGCCGCGCTCCAGCGTCACGGGGCGCAATTCGTCGGGCGCACGGCGGCTTGGCCGCATGGGAAATCCTCCAAAACTCACGGGAATAGGCTGTTCGCGGTGCTTGTAGGTGGGGTGAGGGTGAGCGGCAAGGCCTTTTCGGTCCCCAAGCAACTGTCGAGCAAGTGCAAAACCACGCTTGTCAGGGACCTCCCGGATGGCCAAATTATAAGCATCTGAGAGGAGTTGCTGTCTGTGGCCCATCACGATCCGATCCATCTGATCGCGCCGCGCGCAGGGCTCGCCCAGCTGAATGAGCGGTCCCGCGACATCTTTCGTCAAATTGTCGAAAGCTATCTCGCGACCGGCGAGCCGGTGGGCTCACGCAATATTTCCCGGCTGATCGCGATGCCGCTGTCGCCGGCCTCGGTTCGCA
Protein-coding regions in this window:
- the rph gene encoding ribonuclease PH, with the protein product MRPSRRAPDELRPVTLERGVVKYAEGSCLVKFGDTHVLVTATLEDRLPPWLKGQGRGWVTAEYGMLPRATSERTRREASAGKQSGRTVEIQRLIGRSLRTIINLEALGERQITVDCDVLQADGGTRTASITGAWVALADCVNWMKARNMVKANVLRDNVAAISCGIYNGTPVLDLDYAEDSEAQTDANFVMTGDGRIIEVQGTAEREPFTQDELLALMALAQKGIARLVDLQKLAVA